Genomic window (Aminivibrio pyruvatiphilus):
GGCACTCCGGCGGCCACCACCCGCGGCTTCGGCGAAGACGACATGAAGCTCATCGCCCGCTGGATCGACAGGGTCGTCCGGAACGTGGAGAACGAGAAGGAGATCGAGGCCGTCCGAGCGGAGGTTCTCGAGGCATGCGGCAATCACCCCCTGTATCCGGGGCTGGAATAAAGGAGAGCGCCATGAAATACGGAATCGACCTCACCATTCATGAAGAAGGACTGAAACACGCCGTCGAGGTGGCGAAGAAACGGAACATCGTCATCCCCACCTTCAAGCAGATGAAGGATCCTGAGACCCACACCCCCGCTGCCGTGAAGGAGAAGCTGAAGAAGACGGGGCTGTGGGACGTGGATTCGGCGAACCTCTTCAGGATCACCTGGAAAAACGAACCCGTGAAATCCGGCGGCCTCTTCGGAGGGGTGAACTATATTGAACTGCCTTCAGCCCTCACCGGTGTCGACGCCAGGATTGTCGCCATCGTGGGCAAGTGGTTTCCCACGGGAGCCCACAAGGTGGGAGCGAGCTTCGGCTGCCTGGCCCCCCGCCTGGTGACGGGACAGTTCGATCCCCTCCACCAGAAGGCCGTCTGGCCCTCCACGGGGAACTACTGCAGGGGAGGAGCCTACAACGCCCAGCTCCTGGGCTGCGAATCCATCGCCATCCTTCCCGAGGGAATGAGCCGGGAACGGTTCGACTGGCTCGAAACGGTGGCGGGGGAGATTATCGCCACCCCCGGAACGGAGAGCAACGTCAAGGAGATTTATGACAAGGTGTGGGAACTCCGGAACACCAGGGACAACATCGTCGTGTTCAACCAGTTCGATGAAATGGGCAACCACCTCTGGCACTACGAGGTGACGGGACACGCCATGGAAGAGGCCCTCCGCGAACTGATGAGGCCCGGAGACAGGTTCGCGGGAGTGACTGTCACGTCAGGTTCGGCAGGAACCACCGCCTGCGGAGATTATCTCAAGACAATTTTCCCCGGCAGCAAGGTGGCCGTGGGCGAGGCCCTTCAGTGCCCCACGCTGCTGGAGAACGGCTTCGGAGCTCACAGGATCGAAGGTATCGGCGACAAGCACGTTCCCTGGGTGCACAACGTGAAGAACACAGACATGGTAATGGCCATCGACGACGAGGACAGCATGGGCTTCATCCGGCTCTGCAACGAACCCGCAGGAAAGAAGTACCTCCGTTCCCTGGGGCTGAAGGATGAATTCATCGACCAGCTTCCCCTCATGGGCATCTCCGGTGCGGCCAATGTCATTATGGCCGCGAAGATGGCCAAATACTACGAACTGACGTCGAAGGACGTGATCCTCACCGTCTTCACCGATTCCATGGAGATGTACGGTTCCCGGCTGAAGGAGATGGAGGAGGAGCACGGTCCCTACACGGACATGGACGCCGCCGCAGACCACGCCCGCCATGTTCTCGGCGTCCGCACCGACGGTCTTCTCGAGCTGACCTACGCCGAGAGAAGGCGGGTGCACAATCTGAAGTACTACACCTGGGTGGAGCAGCAGGGCAAAACGTCGGAAGAGCTCAACGCCCAGTGGTATGACGCCGAGGAGTACTGGGGCGGCATCCACGCCACGGCGGACAAAATCGACGAAAGAATCGAAGAGTTCAACAGGCTGACGGGACTGCTGTAGCCCCCTCCCGCATGGAGGAATGTCTGGAGGTGATGTCAGTTCCCTGTTCCATAACGGCCCGGAGGCCGGACTATACGCACCGCAGCGGAAGAGATGAAATGGAGAGTTCAATGTCGAAAAGGAGGAGAACACAATGAAAAAGCTCGGAATACTGTTTCTCGCGATCTGCATCGTGGCGACCTCGGCGGCGGCCTTCGCGACCCCGAAGACCATCAAGCTGGCCCACCTGAACCCCCAGCAGCCCTTTGAAGTGGCCACCGCGTCCATGGCGGCCGTCTTCAAGAGCATGGTGGAAGCGGAGAGCAACGGCGCCCTGAAGGTGGATCTTTTCCCCGCCGGTCAGCTCGGCAGCGAACGGGAAACCATGGAGCAGGTGAAGCTTGGCGTGGTGCAGAGCTACATCGCCTCCGCCGGCGGCATGGCCGCTTTCTACCCCCTCTACAGCATCGTGGACATTCCTTTCGCCGTTCCCAACTACGACGTGGCATGGAAAGTCTATGACGGTCCCTTCGGCAAGCATCTCGCCTCCGAGATCGAGAGCAAGGCCGGCTTCAGGGTGCTCGGCTACGGCGAAGCGGGCGGTTTCTTCCAGCTCTCCAACAGCAAGCGCCCCATCAAAACCGTGGCCGACATGAAGGGGCTCAAGATGCGCACCATGACCCTTCCCTCCCACCAGAATCTCATGAAGGCCTACGGAGCCGCCGCCACCCCCGTGGCGTGGGCCGAGGTATACACAGCCCTGCAGACCGGCGTGGTGGACGGCCAGCATAACCCCATTCCCATTCTCCTGACAGGGAAACTTTTCGAGGTGCAGAAATATCTCACCATCACCAACCACCTCTACAGCTCCTACTGCTGGGTCATGAACAAGGACTTCTACGCCGGACTGAGCGAGAAGGAAAAGGCAATCGTGGACTCCGCCGCCCGGACGGCCATCGTGGCCGGCCGCGGCCTCAACAGGATCATAGAGTCCTCCGAGAAGGGCCTTCCCGCCCTTGCCGAGGCGGGCATGGAGATCAACACTCCCACCCCCGAGGCTCTCGAGGAATTCCGGAAGCTCGGCCGGGAATCCGCCATGGCCTTCATCAGGGAAACCTACAAGGATGAAGGCGTAGCCCTGGCCCAGATGTACCTTGACGCCATCGAAGCCGCCATGAAGGAGGAAAAGTAGGGCTCAGGCCCTGCTTTTCCTCCCCGGAGAGTTTCATGGTTACGAACGGTCTCGACGGGGCGAACGGGGAGGAAAGAGGTCTTTTCCTCCTCGCCAGGAAAGTGGGGAACGGACTGGAGAGGATGATAGAGATTCCTGTCTTCATCCTCTCCGTCCTCATGACCGGGATAGTTCTCCTCGGGGTTTTCTTCCGCTACGTGATCCACGCCCCCCTCGGGTGGTCGGAGGAGCTGTCCCGGTACCTCATGATCTGGATGTCCCTGCTTTCCGTGGCGCTCTGCGTCTGGCGCCACGAGCACGTGGGGGTGACCATGGCGATCAAAAAGTTTCCCCGGCTGATCGCCAAGGCACTGATATTTGTCTCCAACGGTTTGGTGATGTATTTCCTCTTCGTCCTCACATGGTACGGTTTCCGGATGGCCGAGGGGGGAAAGGTCCAGCTCTCCACGGCCCTCCATACGTCCATGGAGTGGTGGCTTATGGCGGTCCCCGCCAGCGCCCTTGTATGCATGATCATGCTGGCATGCAAGATGGTTCTTGATATCAGGAGAAAAAATCTCGATGAGATGCTCATGTCGGAGGACATAATCGACACAGTGAAACGGGAGGAAGGGCTCGACTTCGGCGATGTTCCCCTCAAGGAGGCGAAGCCGCGATGACAGGGTTCATTACCATCACCTTTATGATCCTTATCGCCGTGGGTATGCCCATCGGCTTCGTGCTCGGCGTCAGCGCCCTCGCCGCCATGCTGAAGATGGAGCTTCCCTCGGTGCTCCAGCTCGTACCCCAGCGGTATTTCGCCGGGGTGGACATGTTCACCCTCATGGCCATGCCCTTCTTCATCCTGGCAGGGGAAATCATGAACAAGACGGGTATCACTTCCCGTCTGGTCAAGTTTGCAAATGTGCTCGTCGGCCATCTTCGGGGCGGATTGGCGCACGCCAACATTCTTGCGTCGGTCTTCTTCGCGGGCATCACGGGGGCGGCAGTGAGCGACACCGCCGCCATCGGCTCCATGCTGATCCCCGCCATGGTGGACGAGGGGTACGACAAGGACTTCTCCGCAGCGGTCACCGCGTCGTCTTCCATCATCGGCCCCACCATACCGCCGTCGAACATCATGGTGATCTACGGGGCCTTCATGCAGGTCTCCATCGCCGGTCTTTTCCTGGCGGGAATAGTGCCGGGTCTGCTCGTGGCGGTGGCTCTCATGATCCTGACGGCCAGAATTTCGAAGAAAAGGGGCTACCCCGTGGGAGAGCGGAGAGCGACGTTCAGGGAAATCGCCGTCGCCTTCAGGGAAGCACTGGTGGCGCTCCTCATGCCCGCCATCATCCTCGGGGGCATCCTGTCCGGCATCTTCACGCCGACAGAGGCGGCGGCGGTGGCCGTGGCCTATTCCATGATTCTGGGGTTTTTCGTCTACAGGAACCTGACCCTGAGGGACATGTGGGCCATCTTCATGAAGATGGCCCGCACCACCGGAGTGGTCTTCCTCGTCATCGCGGCGGCGTCCATTCTCGGGTGGGTGCTCACCATAGAGCAGATTCCGGAGAAGGTGGCGGCCCTCATGCTCAGCGTGAGCACCAACAAGTGGGTGGTCATGGGCATGATCCTGCTGCTGCTCCTTTTCATCGGCATGTTCATGGACATCGCGGCTGCCCTCATCATCCTCGGGCCTATCCTGCACCCCCTGGCGGTGAAGATCGGCTTCCACCCCCTTCACTTCGGCATCATCATGGTGCTGGCGCTGAACATCGCCCTCATGACGCCTCCGGTGGGCGCATGCCTTTTC
Coding sequences:
- a CDS encoding TRAP transporter small permease: MVTNGLDGANGEERGLFLLARKVGNGLERMIEIPVFILSVLMTGIVLLGVFFRYVIHAPLGWSEELSRYLMIWMSLLSVALCVWRHEHVGVTMAIKKFPRLIAKALIFVSNGLVMYFLFVLTWYGFRMAEGGKVQLSTALHTSMEWWLMAVPASALVCMIMLACKMVLDIRRKNLDEMLMSEDIIDTVKREEGLDFGDVPLKEAKPR
- a CDS encoding DctP family TRAP transporter solute-binding subunit → MKKLGILFLAICIVATSAAAFATPKTIKLAHLNPQQPFEVATASMAAVFKSMVEAESNGALKVDLFPAGQLGSERETMEQVKLGVVQSYIASAGGMAAFYPLYSIVDIPFAVPNYDVAWKVYDGPFGKHLASEIESKAGFRVLGYGEAGGFFQLSNSKRPIKTVADMKGLKMRTMTLPSHQNLMKAYGAAATPVAWAEVYTALQTGVVDGQHNPIPILLTGKLFEVQKYLTITNHLYSSYCWVMNKDFYAGLSEKEKAIVDSAARTAIVAGRGLNRIIESSEKGLPALAEAGMEINTPTPEALEEFRKLGRESAMAFIRETYKDEGVALAQMYLDAIEAAMKEEK
- a CDS encoding TRAP transporter large permease; the encoded protein is MTGFITITFMILIAVGMPIGFVLGVSALAAMLKMELPSVLQLVPQRYFAGVDMFTLMAMPFFILAGEIMNKTGITSRLVKFANVLVGHLRGGLAHANILASVFFAGITGAAVSDTAAIGSMLIPAMVDEGYDKDFSAAVTASSSIIGPTIPPSNIMVIYGAFMQVSIAGLFLAGIVPGLLVAVALMILTARISKKRGYPVGERRATFREIAVAFREALVALLMPAIILGGILSGIFTPTEAAAVAVAYSMILGFFVYRNLTLRDMWAIFMKMARTTGVVFLVIAAASILGWVLTIEQIPEKVAALMLSVSTNKWVVMGMILLLLLFIGMFMDIAAALIILGPILHPLAVKIGFHPLHFGIIMVLALNIALMTPPVGACLFVACGISKLTIEQLSREIFPFILVVVAVLLLITVVPEIPLFLPRLMGMVH
- a CDS encoding pyridoxal-phosphate dependent enzyme — its product is MKYGIDLTIHEEGLKHAVEVAKKRNIVIPTFKQMKDPETHTPAAVKEKLKKTGLWDVDSANLFRITWKNEPVKSGGLFGGVNYIELPSALTGVDARIVAIVGKWFPTGAHKVGASFGCLAPRLVTGQFDPLHQKAVWPSTGNYCRGGAYNAQLLGCESIAILPEGMSRERFDWLETVAGEIIATPGTESNVKEIYDKVWELRNTRDNIVVFNQFDEMGNHLWHYEVTGHAMEEALRELMRPGDRFAGVTVTSGSAGTTACGDYLKTIFPGSKVAVGEALQCPTLLENGFGAHRIEGIGDKHVPWVHNVKNTDMVMAIDDEDSMGFIRLCNEPAGKKYLRSLGLKDEFIDQLPLMGISGAANVIMAAKMAKYYELTSKDVILTVFTDSMEMYGSRLKEMEEEHGPYTDMDAAADHARHVLGVRTDGLLELTYAERRRVHNLKYYTWVEQQGKTSEELNAQWYDAEEYWGGIHATADKIDERIEEFNRLTGLL